From one Lycium ferocissimum isolate CSIRO_LF1 chromosome 7, AGI_CSIRO_Lferr_CH_V1, whole genome shotgun sequence genomic stretch:
- the LOC132063806 gene encoding putative pentatricopeptide repeat-containing protein At3g18840 gives MKSLLDCAKFQTHIIKSGLTPTIIDVNHLIHIYSKHSLIKDVQKLFDEMPERNVFTWNAIINTYVKDRNFVQARKLFNTAPLKDCVTYNTMLSGYVNCEGFQDQAVRLFAEMQFVDKVSEYALTTMVGLVTKLSLLLYGRQLHSYMLKSGNSISRYALSSLIVMYSKCGCFKDSWSVFDGSDVGFVDTVSKNAMVAACFREGELQMAQGVFLSMPQLNDEVSWNTMISGFAQNGYEEEAIELFRSMVAEGFVWNEHSFSSVISACSGAKNLKLGKEIHALILKEGMSLNPFLSSSLVNLYCKCGLLNYAHSVCTTTQKENPFAVTPLIVGYSGMGNMLEARRLFDSLPDKNHVVWTAMISGYVKAHQCEDAFQLFRELITQETTVPDELIFINLLGACAIHATFNYGKQIHSYILRTGTAMDTKLANSVVDMYSKSGNVTYAQRVFQLTVDGDSILYNSMIAGYGLHGYENEAIQLFSQMTDRGFQPDEVTFLALLSVCRHRGLVKMGEKYFFSMSKDYKISPGTDHYASMIDLYGRANQLDKAVRLMESLPVEPDAVILGAFLNACKMNRNAELAKTAEDKLLLIEGGNGSRYAQLAGIYASEGKWNEMGRVMKMMKGREAKKTAGCSWLYVGDTVHAFISGDRSHSDNDAIYTILGCLIKELTKLSATILLEEEMCTFR, from the coding sequence ATGAAATCACTCTTAGACTGCGCCAAATTTCAAACTCATATCATTAAATCCGGACTAACCCCAACAATCATTGACGTGAACCATCTTATCCACATATACTCAAAGCATTCTCTTATTAAAGATGTCCAAAAACTGTTCGACGAAATGCCTGAAAGAAACGTTTTCACTTGGAATGCTATTATAAACACTTATGTTAAAGATAGAAACTTTGTTCAAGCAAGAAAACTTTTTAATACTGCTCCCTTAAAGGATTGTGTTACGTACAACACAATGTTGTCTGGTTATGTCAATTGTGAAGGATTTCAAGATCAAGCAGTTAGATTATTCGCCGAAATGCAATTTGTTGACAAAGTATCTGAATATGCCTTGACTACTATGGTTGGTTTAGTAACAAAGTTGAGTCTTTTGTTGTATGGTAGGCAATTGCATTCATATATGTTGAAGAGTGGGAATAGTATAAGTAGGTATGCACTGAGTTCTTTGATTGTTATGTATTCGAAATGCGGGTGTTTTAAAGATTCATGGAGTGTCTTTGATGGATCTGATGTTGGGTTTGTTGACACGGTTTCCAAGAATGCTATGGTGGCAGCTTGTTTTAGAGAAGGTGAATTGCAAATGGCTCAGGGTGTGTTTTTGAGTATGCCACAGTTGAATGATGAAGTTTCTTGGAACACAATGATTTCGGGTTTTGCCCAAAATGGGTATGAAGAGGAGGCCATCGAGTTATTTAGGAGCATGGTGGCGGAGGGATTTGTATGGAACGAACACAGTTTTTCTAGCGTTATAAGTGCTTGTTCTGGCGCGAAGAATTTGAAACTTGGGAAGGAGATTCATGCTTTGATATTGAAGGAAGGGATGAGTTTGAATCCATTTCTTAGCAGTAGTTTGGTTAATCTTTATTGCAAGTGTGGTCTCTTGAATTATGCACATTCTGTTTGTACAACTACTCAGAAAGAGAACCCTTTTGCCGTTACACCATTAATTGTAGGATATTCTGGAATGGGTAATATGTTAGAAGCAAGAAGGCTTTTTGACTCATTGCCTGATAAGAATCATGTTGTATGGACTGCTATGATATCCGGATACGTGAAAGCGCATCAATGTGAAGATGCTTTTCAGCTTTTCAGAGAATTAATTACACAGGAAACAACTGTTCCTGATGAGCTGATCTTTATAAACCTGCTTGGTGCATGCGCCATACATGCAACCTTTAATTACGGAAAGCAAATACACTCCTATATACTGAGAACTGGCACTGCAATGGATACCAAGTTGGCAAATTCAGTGGTTGATATGTACTCAAAAAGTGGAAATGTAACATATGCACAGAGGGTTTTTCAATTGACTGTTGATGGAGATTCAATCCTTTACAATAGTATGATAGCTGGTTATGGTCTCCATGGGTATGAAAATGAAGCTATTCAGCTTTTCAGTCAGATGACAGATCGAGGTTTCCAACCTGATGAAGTCACATTCCTTGCCCTTCTATCAGTTTGCCGGCACCGTGGATTAGTAAAAATGGGAGAAAAGTATTTCTTTTCCATGTCCAAAGATTACAAAATATCACCTGGAACTGACCACTATGCAAGTATGATAGATTTGTATGGAAGGGCAAATCAACTTGACAAGGCAGTAAGATTAATGGAAAGTTTGCCTGTCGAACCAGATGCTGTAATTCTGGGTGCATTTCTAAATGCTTGCAAAATGAACAGAAATGCTGAACTTGCAAAAACTGCAGAGGATAAGCTCTTGCTAATTGAAGGAGGGAACGGATCTAGATACGCGCAGTTGGCTGGCATCTATGCCTCGGAAGGGAAATGGAATGAGATGGGAAGggtaatgaaaatgatgaaaggaAGAGAAGCCAAGAAAACTGCTGGTTGCAGTTGGCTATATGTAGGAGACACAGTTCATGCCTTTATCTCTGGTGACAGATCTCACTCAGACAATGATGCCATATATACTATTTTAGGATGTTTGATCAAAGAATTAACTAAACTGTCAGCCACTATATTGTTAGAAGAAGAGATGTGCACATTCCGTTGA
- the LOC132063807 gene encoding uncharacterized protein LOC132063807 isoform X1 — translation MSEQAKVRLVRCPKCENLLPELIDYSVYQCGGCGAVLRVTAKNKNGELNGFVEKSEEETVVGIVEKPENFDLSAKKLMNMDDASGYDVKSNTSSSSTRERRRALRDAPETYRSSLRNVSDNWTNEDDRMMNKTNIDEQSQENMANEFEPFDSQSGKEIETRRTGRVPSWRSRERSESELLPRSRRVDLEGMRYLSSINSGEGPLGYSLGSIYDSDKRLYMKDMAGFNQDDQRQENMVNEFKPSETRNGKEIESQRTVRSPDWRSKERSEAEVLPRARRVDPEGMRYTSSINSEEGPSGYWSGSNYDNDKRLYREDVDGFSQVDCPIDERAELLRKFDELKEKLSRFGDVSEKSNERVPLERRTTHHEGYGNPVDRFPESSTRIMNRDMAQNPVSGERPTLYLNQYNAPLPFMNVDDMAGGGFYPPRDHMGYGGPRRSQLLGGDPYPLQPSWAPFPGQSMGNEIPLSDPYRRYPPQTNPHHPSCNCFHCCNVNQICSRGPPTAFGEKSFSNISQNPMLYHPQSSGGFGKQDYNPRNANPLPLKPQIPQSQMAHSGDLNSAVGGYGRRLPPRVQPSGQLCLPVAGGAPFLTCFSCFQLLQLPKEVFHGGKRQKMKCGACSTVMVIAVSGNKLAVSIDERVDNSTDKMGHQHRVMLNEGNRYSNGQTNRPSMTFSSEDYDTSRYDFHAMDQELRSLSTGRGSSIKSAEMRSLCSTSSRNSREEDNLNKTAATMEKSDSQLPMKGKESPPPAGSPLQEYFEYSNKYHVANCLDHGNRSTRSDAEKLMQKKTTLQQNSTKDLAVATEIDIPSNEYGNTGSSLGSGESSKGDQLKATKDSFFSGIIKKSFKEFSRSDSTDGEKANTTVNGHLIPVRLIKKAEKRAGPIQPGHYWYDVRAGFWGVTGGPCLGIIPPFIEEFNYPMPDNCAGGSTGVFVNGRELHPKDLKLLSSRGLPAERDRSYILEISGRVLDEDSGEELESLGRLAPTVEKAKHGFGMRPPKVAA, via the exons ATGTCTGAACAAGCAAAGGTTCGTTTGGTTCGTTGCCCAAAGTGTGAAAATTTGCTACCTGAGCTCATTGATTATTCTGTTTACCAGTGTGGTGGTTGTGGTGCTGTTTTACGAG TTAcagctaaaaataaaaatggggaGTTGAATGGATTTGTAGAAAAGTCTGAAGAAGAAACTGTGGTAGGAATTGTAGAGAAGCCTGAGAATTTTGATCTTTCAGCAAAGAAActtatgaatatggatgatgcTTCCGGGTATGATGTCAAGTCAAATACTAGTTCTTCCAGCACAAGGGAGAGGAGGAGGGCTTTGCGTGATGCACCTGAAACTTACAGGTCTAGTTTGAGGAATGTTTCTGATAATTGGACTAATGAGGATGACAGGATGATGAACAAGACTAATATTGATGAACAAAGTCAAGAAAATATGGCCAACGAGTTTGAACCTTTCGATTCCCAGAGTGGAAAAGAAATTGAAACTCGAAGAACAGGCCGAGTGCCATCCTGGAGAAGTAGGGAGAGAAGTGAGTCAGAGTTGTTGCCCAGGTCTAGAAGAGTTGATCTTGAAGGTATGAGGTATTTATCCTCCATTAACTCAGGAGAGGGTCCATTGGGCTACTCTTTAGGCTCAATTTATGATAGCGATAAGAGGTTGTACATGAAGGATATGGCTGGGTTCAATCAGGATGACCAACGTCAAGAAAACATGGTTAATGAGTTTAAACCTTCCGAAACTCGGAATGGAAAAGAAATTGAATCCCAAAGAACAGTCCGATCTCCAGATTGGAGAAGTAAGGAGAGAAGTGAGGCAGAGGTGTTGCCCAGGGCTAGAAGAGTTGATCCTGAAGGTATGAGGTACACGTCCTCCATTAACTCAGAAGAGGGTCCATCTGGCTACTGGTCAGGTTcaaattatgataatgataagaggTTGTACAGGGAGGATGTGGATGGGTTCAGTCAGGTTGATTGTCCAATTGATGAGCGAGCAGAGCTTTTGAGGAAGTTTGATGAGCTAAAAGAGAAGCTCAGTCGGTTTGGTGATGTCTCTGAGAAGTCTAACGAAAGAGTCCCACTTGAAAGGAGGACGACTCATCATGAAGGTTATGGAAATCCCGTTGATCGGTTTCCTGAAAGCTCTACAAGGATCATGAATAGAGATATGGCACAAAATCCGGTTTCTGGTGAAAGACCAACTCTGTACCTGAACCAATACAATGCGCCCTTGCCTTTTATGAATGTTGATGACATGGCTGGCGGTGGATTTTATCCTCCTAGAGACCATATGGGATATGGAGGTCCTCGAAGATCCCAGTTGCTTGGTGGAGATCCATACCCATTGCAGCCATCTTGGGCCCCTTTTCCTGGGCAGTCAATGGGCAATGAAATCCCACTTTCGGATCCTTATCGACGTTACCCGCCTCAGACTAATCCTCATCATCCATCTTGCAATTGTTTTCACTGCTGCAACGTAAATCAAATCTGTAGTCGAGGTCCACCCACTGCTTTTGGTGAGAAAAGTTTCTCTAACATTTCGCAGAACCCAATGTTGTACCATCCTCAAAGTAGTGGTGGATTTGGTAAGCAAGATTATAATCCTCGAAATGCCAATCCTCTTCCATTGAAGCCGCAGATTCCTCAATCACAAATGGCTCATTCTGGTGACTTGAACTCTGCTGTAGGTGGTTATGGTCGTCGACTTCCTCCCAGGGTACAGCCTAGTGGACAACTATGTCTACCTGTGGCTGGTGGAGCCCCATTTTTAACATGCTTCAGTTGTTTTCAGCTGCTGCAATTGCCTAAGGAGGTTTTTCATGGAGGTAAAAGGCAAAAAATGAAATGTGGGGCATGTTCTACGGTTATGGTTATTGCAGTTTCAGGCAATAAACTGGCTGTTTCTATTGATGAAAGAGTGGATAATAGCACTGACAAGATGGGTCATCAACATAGAGTCATGTTGAATGAAGGCAATCGATATTCCAATGGCCAAACAAACCGTCCTAGCATGACCTTTTCCTCTGAAGATTACGATACTTCTAGATATGATTTCCATGCAATGGATCAAGAACTCAGGTCACTGTCAACAGGCCGTGGAAGTTCCATTAAATCTGCCGAGATGAGAAGCCTTTGTTCTACATCTTCACGCAATTCAAGGGAAGAGGACAACCTCAATAAAACTGCTGCAACAATGGAAAAGTCTGACTCTCAGCTGCCAATGAAGGGTAAAGAATCTCCACCGCCAGCTGGTTCACCACTGCAAGAATACTTTGAGTATTCTAACAAATATCATGTTGCCAACTGCCTGGATCATGGAAACAGAAGTACGCGCTCAGATGCAGAGAAGCTGATGCAGAAAAAGACTACTTTACAGCAAAACTCCACTAAAGATTTAGCTGTAGCAACTGAGATAGACATACCATCCAATGAGTATGGTAACACTGGCTCGTCTTTAGGGTCTGGTGAATCTAGTAAAGGAGACCAACTGAAAGCCACTAAAGATTCATTTTTCTCTGGCATTATAAAGAAGAGCTTTAAAGAATTCAGCCGATCCGATTCTACCGACGGGGAAAAAGCCAATACTACAGTTAATGGGCATCTTATACCAGTTCGGTTGATTAAAAAGGCAGAAAAGCGTGCTGGACCAATACAACCTGGACATTACTG GTATGATGTTCGAGCCGGATTCTGGGGAGTGACTGGTGGTCCTTGTCTGGGCATTATCCCT CCATTTATTGAAGAATTTAATTATCCCATGCCTGATAACTGTGCCGGTGGAAGTACTGGAGTATTTGTCAATGGGAGAGAGCTTCACCCAAAGGATCTGAAGTTGCTTTCGAGTAGAGGTCTCCCAGCTGAGAGAGACAGGTCTtatattcttgaaatttctgGCAGAGTCCTTGACGAGGACTCTGGTGAAGAGTTAGAGAGCCTGGGGAGACTTGCTCCGAC CGTTGAGAAAGCAAAACATGGCTTTGGCATGAGACCTCCAAAAGTAGCAGCATAA
- the LOC132063807 gene encoding uncharacterized protein LOC132063807 isoform X2 translates to MSEQAKVRLVRCPKCENLLPELIDYSVYQCGGCGAVLRAKNKNGELNGFVEKSEEETVVGIVEKPENFDLSAKKLMNMDDASGYDVKSNTSSSSTRERRRALRDAPETYRSSLRNVSDNWTNEDDRMMNKTNIDEQSQENMANEFEPFDSQSGKEIETRRTGRVPSWRSRERSESELLPRSRRVDLEGMRYLSSINSGEGPLGYSLGSIYDSDKRLYMKDMAGFNQDDQRQENMVNEFKPSETRNGKEIESQRTVRSPDWRSKERSEAEVLPRARRVDPEGMRYTSSINSEEGPSGYWSGSNYDNDKRLYREDVDGFSQVDCPIDERAELLRKFDELKEKLSRFGDVSEKSNERVPLERRTTHHEGYGNPVDRFPESSTRIMNRDMAQNPVSGERPTLYLNQYNAPLPFMNVDDMAGGGFYPPRDHMGYGGPRRSQLLGGDPYPLQPSWAPFPGQSMGNEIPLSDPYRRYPPQTNPHHPSCNCFHCCNVNQICSRGPPTAFGEKSFSNISQNPMLYHPQSSGGFGKQDYNPRNANPLPLKPQIPQSQMAHSGDLNSAVGGYGRRLPPRVQPSGQLCLPVAGGAPFLTCFSCFQLLQLPKEVFHGGKRQKMKCGACSTVMVIAVSGNKLAVSIDERVDNSTDKMGHQHRVMLNEGNRYSNGQTNRPSMTFSSEDYDTSRYDFHAMDQELRSLSTGRGSSIKSAEMRSLCSTSSRNSREEDNLNKTAATMEKSDSQLPMKGKESPPPAGSPLQEYFEYSNKYHVANCLDHGNRSTRSDAEKLMQKKTTLQQNSTKDLAVATEIDIPSNEYGNTGSSLGSGESSKGDQLKATKDSFFSGIIKKSFKEFSRSDSTDGEKANTTVNGHLIPVRLIKKAEKRAGPIQPGHYWYDVRAGFWGVTGGPCLGIIPPFIEEFNYPMPDNCAGGSTGVFVNGRELHPKDLKLLSSRGLPAERDRSYILEISGRVLDEDSGEELESLGRLAPTVEKAKHGFGMRPPKVAA, encoded by the exons ATGTCTGAACAAGCAAAGGTTCGTTTGGTTCGTTGCCCAAAGTGTGAAAATTTGCTACCTGAGCTCATTGATTATTCTGTTTACCAGTGTGGTGGTTGTGGTGCTGTTTTACGAG ctaaaaataaaaatggggaGTTGAATGGATTTGTAGAAAAGTCTGAAGAAGAAACTGTGGTAGGAATTGTAGAGAAGCCTGAGAATTTTGATCTTTCAGCAAAGAAActtatgaatatggatgatgcTTCCGGGTATGATGTCAAGTCAAATACTAGTTCTTCCAGCACAAGGGAGAGGAGGAGGGCTTTGCGTGATGCACCTGAAACTTACAGGTCTAGTTTGAGGAATGTTTCTGATAATTGGACTAATGAGGATGACAGGATGATGAACAAGACTAATATTGATGAACAAAGTCAAGAAAATATGGCCAACGAGTTTGAACCTTTCGATTCCCAGAGTGGAAAAGAAATTGAAACTCGAAGAACAGGCCGAGTGCCATCCTGGAGAAGTAGGGAGAGAAGTGAGTCAGAGTTGTTGCCCAGGTCTAGAAGAGTTGATCTTGAAGGTATGAGGTATTTATCCTCCATTAACTCAGGAGAGGGTCCATTGGGCTACTCTTTAGGCTCAATTTATGATAGCGATAAGAGGTTGTACATGAAGGATATGGCTGGGTTCAATCAGGATGACCAACGTCAAGAAAACATGGTTAATGAGTTTAAACCTTCCGAAACTCGGAATGGAAAAGAAATTGAATCCCAAAGAACAGTCCGATCTCCAGATTGGAGAAGTAAGGAGAGAAGTGAGGCAGAGGTGTTGCCCAGGGCTAGAAGAGTTGATCCTGAAGGTATGAGGTACACGTCCTCCATTAACTCAGAAGAGGGTCCATCTGGCTACTGGTCAGGTTcaaattatgataatgataagaggTTGTACAGGGAGGATGTGGATGGGTTCAGTCAGGTTGATTGTCCAATTGATGAGCGAGCAGAGCTTTTGAGGAAGTTTGATGAGCTAAAAGAGAAGCTCAGTCGGTTTGGTGATGTCTCTGAGAAGTCTAACGAAAGAGTCCCACTTGAAAGGAGGACGACTCATCATGAAGGTTATGGAAATCCCGTTGATCGGTTTCCTGAAAGCTCTACAAGGATCATGAATAGAGATATGGCACAAAATCCGGTTTCTGGTGAAAGACCAACTCTGTACCTGAACCAATACAATGCGCCCTTGCCTTTTATGAATGTTGATGACATGGCTGGCGGTGGATTTTATCCTCCTAGAGACCATATGGGATATGGAGGTCCTCGAAGATCCCAGTTGCTTGGTGGAGATCCATACCCATTGCAGCCATCTTGGGCCCCTTTTCCTGGGCAGTCAATGGGCAATGAAATCCCACTTTCGGATCCTTATCGACGTTACCCGCCTCAGACTAATCCTCATCATCCATCTTGCAATTGTTTTCACTGCTGCAACGTAAATCAAATCTGTAGTCGAGGTCCACCCACTGCTTTTGGTGAGAAAAGTTTCTCTAACATTTCGCAGAACCCAATGTTGTACCATCCTCAAAGTAGTGGTGGATTTGGTAAGCAAGATTATAATCCTCGAAATGCCAATCCTCTTCCATTGAAGCCGCAGATTCCTCAATCACAAATGGCTCATTCTGGTGACTTGAACTCTGCTGTAGGTGGTTATGGTCGTCGACTTCCTCCCAGGGTACAGCCTAGTGGACAACTATGTCTACCTGTGGCTGGTGGAGCCCCATTTTTAACATGCTTCAGTTGTTTTCAGCTGCTGCAATTGCCTAAGGAGGTTTTTCATGGAGGTAAAAGGCAAAAAATGAAATGTGGGGCATGTTCTACGGTTATGGTTATTGCAGTTTCAGGCAATAAACTGGCTGTTTCTATTGATGAAAGAGTGGATAATAGCACTGACAAGATGGGTCATCAACATAGAGTCATGTTGAATGAAGGCAATCGATATTCCAATGGCCAAACAAACCGTCCTAGCATGACCTTTTCCTCTGAAGATTACGATACTTCTAGATATGATTTCCATGCAATGGATCAAGAACTCAGGTCACTGTCAACAGGCCGTGGAAGTTCCATTAAATCTGCCGAGATGAGAAGCCTTTGTTCTACATCTTCACGCAATTCAAGGGAAGAGGACAACCTCAATAAAACTGCTGCAACAATGGAAAAGTCTGACTCTCAGCTGCCAATGAAGGGTAAAGAATCTCCACCGCCAGCTGGTTCACCACTGCAAGAATACTTTGAGTATTCTAACAAATATCATGTTGCCAACTGCCTGGATCATGGAAACAGAAGTACGCGCTCAGATGCAGAGAAGCTGATGCAGAAAAAGACTACTTTACAGCAAAACTCCACTAAAGATTTAGCTGTAGCAACTGAGATAGACATACCATCCAATGAGTATGGTAACACTGGCTCGTCTTTAGGGTCTGGTGAATCTAGTAAAGGAGACCAACTGAAAGCCACTAAAGATTCATTTTTCTCTGGCATTATAAAGAAGAGCTTTAAAGAATTCAGCCGATCCGATTCTACCGACGGGGAAAAAGCCAATACTACAGTTAATGGGCATCTTATACCAGTTCGGTTGATTAAAAAGGCAGAAAAGCGTGCTGGACCAATACAACCTGGACATTACTG GTATGATGTTCGAGCCGGATTCTGGGGAGTGACTGGTGGTCCTTGTCTGGGCATTATCCCT CCATTTATTGAAGAATTTAATTATCCCATGCCTGATAACTGTGCCGGTGGAAGTACTGGAGTATTTGTCAATGGGAGAGAGCTTCACCCAAAGGATCTGAAGTTGCTTTCGAGTAGAGGTCTCCCAGCTGAGAGAGACAGGTCTtatattcttgaaatttctgGCAGAGTCCTTGACGAGGACTCTGGTGAAGAGTTAGAGAGCCTGGGGAGACTTGCTCCGAC CGTTGAGAAAGCAAAACATGGCTTTGGCATGAGACCTCCAAAAGTAGCAGCATAA